One stretch of Pandoraea oxalativorans DNA includes these proteins:
- the iscR gene encoding Fe-S cluster assembly transcriptional regulator IscR — MRLTTKGRFAVTAMIDLAMRQDAGPVTLAGISQRQRISLSYLEQLFGKLRRHEIVESVRGPGGGYSLARRAEEVTVADIIIAVDEPLDATQCGSKGNCEKGQDGHRGHCMTHELWATLNQKMVEYLDSVSLRDLVEQQRSKQAQQAVLRDTRESGNNNQTMTTRIPNSVFDMARS; from the coding sequence ATGAGACTTACCACGAAAGGCCGTTTCGCCGTCACGGCGATGATCGACCTGGCCATGCGCCAGGACGCGGGTCCCGTGACGCTTGCGGGCATTAGTCAGCGTCAGCGAATTTCGCTCTCTTATCTGGAGCAACTGTTCGGAAAGCTTCGCCGCCACGAAATCGTGGAGAGCGTGCGTGGTCCGGGCGGTGGTTACAGTCTTGCGCGCCGCGCAGAAGAGGTGACGGTCGCCGACATCATCATTGCGGTCGACGAACCGCTCGACGCCACACAGTGCGGCAGCAAGGGCAATTGCGAGAAGGGCCAGGACGGCCATCGCGGCCACTGCATGACGCATGAACTGTGGGCGACGCTCAACCAGAAGATGGTTGAGTATCTCGATTCCGTTTCCCTGCGTGACCTCGTCGAGCAGCAGCGCAGCAAGCAAGCCCAACAGGCTGTGCTGCGCGACACGCGCGAGTCTGGCAACAATAACCAGACGATGACGACGCGTATCCCCAATTCGGTCTTTGATATGGCCCGTTCATAA
- the hscB gene encoding Fe-S protein assembly co-chaperone HscB has protein sequence MSALTDNYFTLFDLPQGFALDAEALEAAYRAVQSRVHPDRFASASDAERRVAMQWAAQANAAYRTLRDPLQRATYLLTLQGIDVGAENNTAMAPDFLMQQMEWREAIDDAVAARNIGALDALARSLRDDRRVRLSKLGDWLDSAAWQPAAEAVRQLMFIARAEEDIAQRIEMLENA, from the coding sequence ATGAGTGCATTGACTGACAACTATTTCACGCTGTTCGATCTGCCGCAGGGCTTCGCGCTCGATGCCGAAGCGCTGGAGGCAGCCTATCGTGCGGTGCAATCGCGCGTGCATCCGGACCGGTTCGCAAGTGCGAGCGACGCAGAGCGTCGCGTGGCCATGCAATGGGCCGCACAGGCGAATGCGGCGTACCGTACGCTGCGTGATCCGTTGCAGCGCGCGACTTATTTGCTGACGTTGCAGGGTATCGATGTGGGCGCGGAGAACAATACCGCGATGGCCCCCGACTTCCTGATGCAGCAGATGGAGTGGCGCGAAGCGATCGACGACGCTGTCGCGGCTCGCAATATTGGCGCGCTCGACGCGCTTGCCAGGTCCTTGCGCGACGACCGTCGCGTGCGGCTGTCGAAGCTGGGCGACTGGCTCGACAGCGCGGCCTGGCAGCCTGCGGCGGAAGCCGTGCGGCAACTGATGTTCATTGCGCGCGCCGAGGAAGATATCGCGCAGCGCATCGAAATGCTGGAAAACGCGTGA
- a CDS encoding low molecular weight protein-tyrosine-phosphatase, which translates to MKKTSVLFVCMGNICRSPSADGIFRDRLAKAGWSDLVAVDSAGTHSYHIGHAPDERTQAAAERRGYDLSALRARRVEASDFERFEWIVAMDNANVAELTARSPAAFRHKIVRLMDFATRHDATEVPDPYYGGAQGFETVLDYIEDGLDGLLVRLGQAD; encoded by the coding sequence ATGAAGAAAACCTCCGTCTTGTTCGTCTGCATGGGCAACATCTGCCGCTCCCCGAGTGCCGACGGCATTTTTCGCGACCGACTCGCCAAAGCGGGCTGGTCCGATCTCGTCGCAGTGGATTCGGCGGGGACGCACAGTTATCACATCGGTCACGCCCCGGATGAGCGTACGCAGGCGGCGGCCGAGCGGCGGGGCTACGATCTGAGCGCACTGCGGGCGCGTCGCGTCGAAGCGAGCGATTTCGAGCGCTTCGAGTGGATCGTGGCCATGGACAACGCGAACGTCGCGGAGCTCACAGCACGCAGCCCCGCAGCGTTTCGTCACAAGATCGTCCGGTTGATGGATTTTGCGACGCGTCATGACGCGACTGAAGTGCCCGATCCTTATTACGGCGGCGCGCAAGGATTCGAGACGGTGCTCGACTATATTGAAGACGGTCTTGATGGCCTGCTCGTCCGTTTGGGACAGGCCGACTGA
- a CDS encoding DUF3565 domain-containing protein, which translates to MSRSASEAAPLREIIGFRHDDEGQWVARLACGHGQHVRHLPPWQIRTWTQSPEGREAMLGSELPCRKCERGEPVDE; encoded by the coding sequence GTGAGTCGTTCCGCGTCTGAGGCTGCACCGCTGCGCGAGATCATCGGGTTTCGGCACGACGACGAAGGCCAGTGGGTCGCGCGACTCGCGTGCGGGCATGGGCAACATGTCCGGCATCTGCCTCCGTGGCAGATCCGGACGTGGACGCAAAGCCCGGAAGGCCGCGAAGCGATGCTGGGCAGCGAGTTGCCGTGCCGCAAGTGCGAGCGCGGCGAGCCAGTCGACGAATGA
- the iscU gene encoding Fe-S cluster assembly scaffold IscU, with translation MSYSKEVLDHYENPRNVGSFEKGDDAVGTGMVGAPACGDVMKLQIRVNEAGVIEDAKFKTYGCGSAIASSSLVTEWVKGKTLDQALEIKNTEIAQELALPPVKIHCSILAEDAIKAAVADYKQKHGQSADAAQAA, from the coding sequence ATGTCGTACAGCAAGGAAGTTCTGGATCACTACGAAAACCCGCGTAACGTCGGTTCGTTCGAGAAGGGCGACGACGCCGTTGGTACGGGCATGGTCGGCGCACCGGCCTGCGGCGACGTGATGAAGCTGCAGATCCGCGTGAACGAAGCCGGCGTGATCGAAGACGCCAAGTTCAAGACCTACGGTTGCGGCTCGGCAATTGCGTCGTCGTCGCTGGTGACCGAGTGGGTCAAGGGCAAGACGCTGGATCAGGCGCTCGAAATCAAGAACACCGAAATCGCGCAGGAACTGGCTTTGCCGCCGGTGAAGATTCACTGCTCGATTCTGGCCGAAGACGCCATCAAGGCGGCGGTTGCCGACTACAAGCAGAAGCACGGCCAGTCGGCCGATGCCGCTCAGGCTGCCTAA
- the uvrB gene encoding excinuclease ABC subunit UvrB, with translation MTPAADTDLDESKFLTFPDSPYQLYCPFPAAGDQPTAITQLTEGIDDGLAFQTLLGVTGSGKTFTMANVIARMGRPAIVFAPNKTLAAQLYSEFREFLPRNAVEYFVSYYDYYQPEAYVPQRDLFIEKDSSVNEHIEQMRLSATKSLLERRDVVIVATVSAIYGIGNPSEYHQMILTVRQGDKLGQREIIARLIAMQYTRNETDFGRGTFRVRGDTIDIFPAEHAELALRVELFDDEVDSLQLFDPLTGRVRQKVPRFTVYPSSHYVTPRETVLRAIETIKDELRERLDFFYKEGKLVEAQRLEQRTRFDLEMLQELGFCKGIENYSRHLSGAAPGEPPPTLVDYLPPDALMFLDESHVLIGQFNGMYNGDRARKENLVNYGFRLPSALDNRPLKFAEYERKMRQAIFVSATPADYEAKRTGQIVEQVVRPTGLIDPTIEVRPARTQVDDVLSEINKRVAVGERVLVTTLTKRMAEQLTEYLSDNGVKVRYLHSDIDTVERVEIIRDLRLGAFDVLVGINLLREGLDIPEVSLVAILDADKEGFLRAERSLIQTIGRAARNVNGTAILYADKMTESMKRAISETERRRAKQMAHNEAHGIVPQGVKKRIKDIIDGVYDPEDAKAEMAEAKEQAHYQDMSEKQLAREIKKLEKQMQEHARNLEFEKAAKVRDQLLHVKALVFGTDGASEAELGPKA, from the coding sequence ATGACCCCTGCGGCTGACACCGATCTCGACGAAAGCAAGTTCCTGACGTTCCCCGACTCGCCTTATCAGCTCTATTGCCCGTTTCCTGCGGCAGGCGATCAGCCCACGGCCATCACCCAGTTGACCGAGGGGATCGATGACGGGCTCGCGTTTCAGACCCTGCTGGGCGTGACCGGTTCGGGCAAGACGTTCACGATGGCGAATGTGATTGCCCGTATGGGACGTCCGGCCATCGTGTTTGCACCGAACAAAACCCTGGCGGCACAGTTGTATTCCGAGTTTCGCGAATTCCTCCCGCGAAATGCGGTGGAGTACTTCGTCTCATACTACGACTATTACCAGCCGGAAGCGTACGTGCCGCAGCGCGATCTGTTCATTGAGAAGGACTCGTCGGTCAACGAGCACATTGAGCAGATGCGGTTGTCGGCGACGAAGAGCCTGCTGGAACGCCGCGATGTCGTAATCGTCGCGACGGTGTCCGCCATCTACGGTATCGGGAATCCGAGCGAGTACCACCAGATGATCCTGACCGTGCGTCAGGGCGACAAGCTGGGGCAGCGCGAGATCATCGCAAGACTGATCGCGATGCAGTACACGCGTAACGAGACGGATTTCGGGCGCGGCACGTTCCGTGTGCGTGGTGACACCATCGATATCTTCCCGGCGGAACACGCCGAGCTGGCGCTGCGCGTGGAGTTGTTCGACGACGAGGTCGACTCGTTGCAACTCTTCGATCCGCTCACGGGGCGTGTGCGCCAGAAGGTGCCGCGATTCACGGTGTATCCGTCCTCACATTACGTGACTCCGCGAGAGACGGTGCTGCGAGCGATCGAAACGATCAAGGACGAACTTCGCGAGCGGCTCGACTTCTTCTATAAGGAAGGCAAGCTGGTCGAAGCGCAACGTCTCGAACAGCGGACTCGCTTCGATCTGGAGATGTTGCAGGAGCTGGGGTTCTGCAAGGGCATTGAAAACTACTCCCGACATCTGTCGGGGGCAGCGCCCGGCGAGCCGCCGCCGACACTCGTCGACTATTTGCCGCCGGACGCCTTGATGTTCCTCGACGAGTCCCACGTGCTCATCGGCCAGTTCAACGGCATGTACAACGGCGACCGTGCGCGCAAGGAAAATCTGGTCAATTACGGCTTCCGTCTGCCGTCGGCGCTGGATAACCGTCCGCTGAAGTTTGCCGAGTACGAGCGCAAGATGCGTCAGGCGATCTTCGTCTCTGCGACGCCCGCAGATTACGAGGCCAAGCGTACCGGGCAGATTGTGGAGCAGGTGGTGCGTCCGACCGGGCTGATCGATCCGACGATCGAAGTGCGTCCGGCCCGTACGCAGGTGGACGACGTGCTCTCGGAAATCAACAAACGCGTGGCGGTAGGTGAGCGCGTCCTCGTGACGACGCTCACGAAGCGAATGGCAGAGCAATTGACCGAGTACCTATCGGATAACGGCGTGAAGGTCCGTTATCTGCACAGCGATATCGACACCGTTGAACGCGTAGAAATCATCCGTGACCTGCGTTTGGGCGCATTCGACGTACTCGTCGGTATCAACTTGCTGCGTGAGGGGCTGGATATTCCGGAGGTGTCGCTGGTCGCGATTCTGGATGCGGACAAGGAAGGCTTCCTTCGCGCCGAGCGTTCACTGATTCAAACGATCGGGCGGGCCGCACGTAACGTGAACGGTACCGCCATCTTGTACGCAGACAAGATGACCGAATCGATGAAGCGGGCGATTAGCGAGACGGAGCGTCGTCGCGCCAAGCAGATGGCGCACAACGAAGCGCACGGGATCGTGCCGCAAGGCGTGAAGAAGCGCATCAAGGACATCATCGACGGTGTCTACGATCCGGAAGACGCCAAGGCGGAAATGGCGGAGGCGAAAGAGCAAGCGCACTATCAGGACATGTCCGAGAAGCAACTGGCGCGCGAGATCAAGAAGCTCGAAAAGCAGATGCAAGAACATGCGCGTAATCTCGAGTTCGAGAAGGCGGCCAAGGTGCGAGACCAGTTGCTGCACGTCAAGGCGCTGGTGTTCGGTACCGATGGCGCCAGCGAGGCGGAATTGGGCCCGAAGGCCTGA
- a CDS encoding IscS subfamily cysteine desulfurase — translation MKNDTLNLPIYMDYSATTPIDPRVVDKMLPFLREQFGNPASRSHSFGWAAEKAVEEAREEVAKLVNADPREIVWTSGATESNNLAIKGAAHFYQGKGKHLITVKTEHKAVLDTMRELEREGFEVTYLDVKDDGLLDLEVFKAALRPDTILVSIMAVNNEIGVIQDIATLGEICREKGIIFHVDAAQATGKMPIDLAALKVDLMSFSAHKTYGPKGIGALYVRRKPRVRIEAQIHGGGHERGMRSGTLATHQIVGMGEAFRLAREEMAVENERVRMLRDRLLKGLTEMEEVYVNGDMEQRVPHNLNISFNFVEGESLIMAIKDVAVSSGSACTSASLEPSYVLRALGRNDELAHSSIRFTVGRFTTEQEVDYVVELLKSKIGKLRDLSPLWEMYKDGVDLNSIQWAAH, via the coding sequence ATGAAAAACGACACCCTCAACCTCCCCATCTACATGGATTACAGCGCCACGACGCCGATTGACCCGCGCGTCGTGGACAAGATGTTGCCTTTCCTGCGCGAGCAGTTCGGCAACCCGGCGTCGCGCAGCCACTCGTTCGGGTGGGCTGCGGAGAAGGCCGTGGAAGAGGCTCGCGAGGAAGTCGCCAAGCTGGTGAATGCCGATCCGCGCGAAATCGTGTGGACGTCGGGCGCGACCGAGTCGAATAACCTCGCCATCAAGGGCGCGGCACACTTCTATCAAGGCAAGGGCAAGCACCTCATCACCGTGAAGACCGAGCACAAGGCTGTGCTCGACACGATGCGTGAGCTGGAGCGCGAAGGCTTCGAAGTGACCTATCTGGACGTCAAGGACGACGGCCTGCTGGATCTGGAAGTCTTCAAGGCGGCGCTGCGTCCGGACACGATTCTCGTGTCGATCATGGCCGTGAACAACGAAATCGGCGTGATTCAGGACATCGCCACGCTTGGCGAGATCTGCCGCGAGAAGGGCATCATTTTCCACGTTGACGCTGCGCAAGCGACCGGCAAGATGCCGATCGATCTGGCCGCACTGAAGGTCGACCTGATGTCGTTCTCGGCGCACAAGACGTACGGCCCGAAGGGTATCGGCGCGTTGTACGTGCGTCGCAAGCCGCGCGTGCGTATCGAAGCACAGATTCACGGTGGCGGTCATGAGCGCGGTATGCGTTCGGGCACGCTCGCTACGCACCAGATCGTCGGCATGGGCGAGGCGTTCCGTCTGGCTCGTGAAGAGATGGCCGTCGAGAACGAGCGCGTGCGTATGCTGCGCGATCGTCTGCTCAAGGGCCTGACGGAGATGGAAGAGGTGTATGTGAACGGCGACATGGAACAACGTGTCCCGCACAACCTGAACATCAGCTTCAATTTTGTCGAAGGCGAGTCGCTGATCATGGCGATCAAGGATGTGGCGGTGTCGTCGGGTTCGGCGTGCACGTCGGCCTCGCTCGAGCCTTCGTACGTGCTTCGCGCGCTGGGTCGCAACGACGAACTGGCGCACAGCTCGATTCGCTTCACGGTGGGTCGTTTCACGACCGAGCAGGAAGTCGACTATGTGGTCGAACTGCTCAAGAGCAAGATCGGCAAGCTGCGCGATCTGTCGCCGCTGTGGGAAATGTACAAGGACGGGGTCGATCTGAATTCGATCCAATGGGCCGCACACTGA
- a CDS encoding site-specific recombinase: protein MFNSLTLYWRKWRASRHAGHQLDELLAHADPAAPLAVRNQWLIELAHWVQKRGAIANEVRAEGEAARYRPHTRLRYLLQMLERNPQWRLPVARTLRSVINESDAISLLCDTGMPVRPGFWGALAERIEKALIPPPPTRRDLSALCSLMFPDGDAADWIAALPAELLGDLIALLHHGEADDDDMDWNPFAEDLLAAMHHLVDQIASTGLSQAVRSRLTYSRVTDSPFYRLGRAMQALEDAGQEFAHGAPPSQLFVQQINVFRALLDDCGRAVRDVYAHLDENGVSVDIVFQVERAKARIRRLERLLEAWLTYGDRGDRATARVRLLADLVRANRASQSVGELARTSFGLLARKVVERSAETGEHYIARNRSEYFSMLKMACGGGLVTVVTVYIKFMIAGAHFPTVVEGFFAGANYALCFLFMHFCHFTLATKQPAMTAPAIASKLDDVNTPAGMDAFVGEVIALVRTQAAAIFGNLAMVFPFCLLVQWAVSAALGANTISPEKAHATLNSFSILGVTPFFAALTGVLLWCSSLISGWADNWFALHGIGDVLAYNRRLRFVFGRQGAARLADWCRRHIAPVLGNLMLGFMLGLVPAVLTAFALPFEVRHVTLSTGAIATSIGVLGGSVLHDPALWLAFAGVAAMGLLNVGVSFALAFHMALRSRPLRLGDRRQIHRAIWRAVLRNPLVLLFPLGSPRSEARPEK from the coding sequence ATGTTCAATTCGCTCACTTTGTACTGGCGCAAGTGGCGCGCCTCGCGCCATGCCGGCCATCAACTCGACGAACTGCTCGCGCACGCGGATCCCGCAGCGCCGCTGGCCGTACGCAATCAATGGTTGATCGAGTTGGCCCATTGGGTACAAAAGCGCGGCGCGATTGCCAACGAAGTGCGCGCAGAGGGGGAGGCCGCTCGATACCGGCCGCACACGCGCCTACGCTATTTACTGCAAATGCTGGAGCGCAATCCACAGTGGCGACTGCCGGTCGCGCGCACGCTGCGTAGCGTTATCAACGAAAGCGATGCCATTTCGCTGCTCTGCGACACCGGTATGCCGGTACGGCCTGGCTTTTGGGGGGCGTTGGCCGAGCGCATCGAAAAAGCGCTGATTCCGCCGCCGCCAACGCGACGGGACCTCTCTGCCTTGTGTTCTCTGATGTTTCCCGACGGGGATGCCGCCGACTGGATCGCTGCCTTGCCCGCCGAGTTGCTGGGCGATCTGATTGCGCTGCTTCATCACGGCGAGGCGGACGACGACGACATGGACTGGAATCCGTTCGCCGAGGATCTCCTTGCCGCGATGCATCACCTCGTCGACCAGATCGCGTCGACGGGGCTTTCACAGGCCGTCCGCTCGCGTCTTACGTATTCCCGCGTCACCGATTCGCCGTTTTATCGGCTCGGGCGCGCGATGCAGGCGCTTGAGGATGCCGGTCAGGAGTTCGCGCACGGCGCGCCGCCGTCGCAATTGTTCGTGCAGCAGATCAATGTCTTTCGCGCATTGCTGGACGACTGTGGCCGCGCGGTCCGTGACGTGTATGCACACCTCGACGAGAACGGTGTCAGCGTCGATATCGTGTTTCAGGTCGAGCGTGCGAAGGCGCGGATTCGTCGTCTCGAACGTTTGCTGGAGGCGTGGCTGACCTACGGGGATCGCGGCGATAGGGCCACAGCGCGCGTACGGTTGCTCGCGGACCTGGTGAGGGCTAACCGGGCGAGTCAAAGCGTGGGCGAACTGGCGCGAACGTCGTTTGGCTTGCTCGCGCGCAAGGTCGTCGAGCGCAGTGCCGAGACCGGCGAGCATTACATCGCACGCAATCGCAGCGAGTATTTCTCGATGTTGAAGATGGCCTGCGGCGGCGGATTGGTGACGGTCGTGACCGTCTATATCAAGTTCATGATTGCCGGGGCCCACTTCCCGACCGTGGTGGAGGGTTTCTTTGCCGGGGCCAACTACGCATTGTGTTTCCTGTTCATGCACTTTTGCCATTTCACGCTGGCCACCAAGCAACCGGCCATGACGGCGCCAGCCATCGCCAGCAAGCTCGACGATGTCAATACGCCAGCGGGGATGGATGCTTTCGTCGGTGAGGTGATTGCGCTGGTGCGTACCCAGGCAGCAGCCATCTTCGGCAATCTGGCGATGGTCTTCCCGTTCTGCCTGCTGGTGCAGTGGGCGGTGTCGGCGGCGCTGGGTGCAAACACCATCTCACCGGAAAAAGCGCACGCAACGCTGAACTCGTTTTCGATTCTCGGTGTGACGCCGTTCTTTGCGGCGCTGACCGGTGTGCTGTTGTGGTGCTCCAGCCTGATTTCAGGCTGGGCGGACAACTGGTTCGCCCTCCATGGCATTGGCGACGTTCTTGCGTACAACCGCCGTCTACGTTTCGTTTTTGGACGCCAAGGGGCGGCGCGGCTTGCCGACTGGTGTCGACGCCATATCGCGCCGGTGCTGGGCAATCTCATGCTCGGCTTCATGCTGGGACTCGTGCCGGCCGTGCTGACGGCATTTGCTTTGCCGTTCGAGGTCCGTCACGTGACCCTGTCGACCGGAGCGATCGCGACTTCGATTGGCGTGTTGGGTGGTTCCGTGCTTCACGACCCTGCGCTGTGGCTGGCGTTCGCCGGTGTGGCGGCCATGGGGCTGCTCAACGTCGGTGTCAGTTTTGCGTTAGCATTCCATATGGCGCTTCGATCGCGTCCACTGCGGTTGGGAGACCGTCGGCAAATTCACCGCGCCATCTGGCGCGCTGTGTTACGCAATCCCCTGGTGCTGCTGTTTCCCCTAGGCTCGCCCCGGTCGGAAGCCCGTCCCGAAAAATAA
- the iscA gene encoding iron-sulfur cluster assembly protein IscA, producing the protein MAVTLTEKAAQHVTRYLTRRGKGVGLRLGVKTTGCSGLAYKLEYADDVAGEDTVFESHGVKVIVDPKSLPYIDGTELDFAREGLNEGFRFNNPNVKDECGCGESFRV; encoded by the coding sequence ATGGCCGTTACATTGACCGAGAAGGCCGCGCAGCACGTTACGCGTTATCTGACGCGGCGCGGCAAGGGCGTGGGCCTGCGGCTGGGCGTGAAGACGACCGGCTGCTCGGGCCTGGCCTACAAGCTGGAGTACGCCGACGACGTGGCGGGTGAAGACACAGTCTTCGAAAGCCACGGCGTGAAGGTGATCGTCGATCCGAAGAGCCTGCCGTACATCGATGGCACCGAGCTGGACTTCGCGCGCGAAGGCCTGAACGAAGGATTTCGCTTCAACAATCCGAACGTCAAGGACGAGTGCGGCTGCGGTGAGTCGTTCCGCGTCTGA